The Chroogloeocystis siderophila 5.2 s.c.1 genome includes a region encoding these proteins:
- the kdsB gene encoding 3-deoxy-manno-octulosonate cytidylyltransferase: MEILAVIPARYDSQRFPGKPLVMIGDRPMVQWVYEAAQSCPAFSKVVVATDSQLVADCVTQFGGAVEMTSSAHQTGTDRVAEVALRYPQMKAIANVQGDQPFVTADMLMQLVNPYLQGESPDMTTLACPLEEETNYFDPNVVKVLCDRHNRALYFSRSPIPYYRNPGSAPVFHHLGLYAFRQDFLAAYAQLTPTPLEQCEGLEQLRVLENGYSIHVCQTEKLVIEINTPADLLQAQSFISKSMATHPMTSVA, translated from the coding sequence ATGGAAATCTTGGCTGTTATTCCTGCGCGTTACGACTCGCAGCGTTTTCCTGGTAAACCATTGGTAATGATTGGCGATCGCCCAATGGTGCAATGGGTTTATGAAGCTGCTCAAAGTTGTCCAGCTTTTAGTAAAGTTGTTGTGGCTACAGATAGTCAACTTGTTGCTGATTGTGTAACGCAATTTGGCGGTGCGGTAGAAATGACTAGCAGTGCGCACCAAACAGGTACAGACCGTGTTGCAGAAGTCGCGTTGCGCTATCCTCAGATGAAGGCGATCGCGAATGTCCAAGGAGATCAACCGTTTGTTACCGCAGATATGCTGATGCAACTAGTTAATCCTTATTTACAAGGCGAGTCGCCTGATATGACGACGTTAGCTTGTCCGCTAGAAGAAGAAACAAATTATTTCGATCCCAATGTCGTGAAAGTTTTATGTGATCGCCACAATCGCGCGCTCTATTTTTCGCGATCGCCAATACCCTACTATCGTAATCCTGGTTCAGCCCCTGTATTTCATCATCTTGGACTCTACGCTTTTCGACAAGATTTTCTCGCTGCTTATGCGCAGCTAACGCCTACACCACTTGAACAGTGTGAAGGATTAGAACAATTAAGAGTTCTAGAAAATGGCTATTCTATTCACGTATGCCAAACCGAAAAACTCGTCATTGAAATTAATACACCCGCTGACTTGCTACAAGCACAATCCTTCATTTCCAAAAGTATGGCAACACATCCTATGACTTCAGTTGCATAA